In a single window of the Terriglobus roseus genome:
- a CDS encoding LVIVD repeat-containing protein → MNRFDRLSTLRVFAAAAAVLAGLPSHAQMDHDKPSTVAPTSTVFVNPRAVDDPRIGLKAGLYNAGVAAKGLEMITTIAKPAGFAPDESKIAAWEAAPAPTPPKPGQPRVAPVPAPYGTTNSDLAFQGKYVFVGNYYGVNTYDASDPAKTKLVTSMVCPGGQGDVSVYGHLMFMSVEAANGRVDCGVQGFASMEAAAAAAAAAAAAAPPPPPRAEGAPPAARPTPPPAPAEKDRVRGIRIFDITDVTKPRQIADVQTCRGSHTHTLLVDPKDKDNIYVYISGSAGVRDEKELPGCSGADPTVNPDTALFTIVVIKVPLAHPELAKIVSSPRIFTDPETGDMNGLWKGGKHGDGTQTTSATRGCHDITVYSAYHLAAGACSGNGILLDISDPVNPKRLDAVSDPNYAFWHSANFSNDGKAILFSDEWGGGGQPRCRATDPMNWGADAIFKLDGNNKMTLQSYYKMPAAQTEQENCVAHNGSEIPVPGRALHVQSWYQGGISIVDWTDPAHPVEIGYYDRGPINGNKFAMGGQWSTYWYNGYIYGSEIARGLDVMKLVPTEFMTQNEIDAANQIKFTELNVQNQPQIVWPATFITAKAYLDQLGRGDSLPAAKIASLRSAIEKAATSKKDAAKLKSMAPELEKAATTAKTPADAKRLHGLAEIMTKGGDAAPMSIASL, encoded by the coding sequence ATGAACCGGTTTGATCGTCTTTCCACGCTTCGCGTCTTCGCAGCGGCTGCTGCGGTGCTCGCAGGCCTTCCGTCCCACGCGCAGATGGATCATGACAAACCGTCGACAGTGGCGCCGACCTCCACCGTCTTTGTGAACCCGCGCGCCGTGGACGATCCACGCATCGGTCTGAAGGCGGGCCTGTACAACGCGGGTGTTGCGGCGAAGGGGTTGGAGATGATCACAACCATCGCCAAGCCGGCGGGTTTCGCGCCGGACGAGTCGAAGATTGCCGCGTGGGAGGCAGCTCCGGCTCCGACGCCACCCAAGCCCGGCCAGCCGCGCGTTGCTCCGGTGCCGGCCCCGTATGGCACCACCAACTCTGACCTGGCGTTTCAGGGCAAGTACGTCTTTGTGGGCAACTACTACGGTGTCAACACCTATGACGCCAGCGATCCGGCCAAGACCAAGCTGGTGACCAGCATGGTGTGTCCCGGCGGTCAGGGTGATGTTTCTGTCTACGGCCACCTGATGTTCATGAGCGTTGAAGCAGCGAACGGCCGCGTGGATTGCGGCGTGCAGGGCTTCGCTTCGATGGAAGCAGCGGCTGCTGCTGCTGCGGCTGCTGCCGCCGCAGCTCCTCCACCCCCGCCCCGTGCGGAAGGTGCTCCACCGGCGGCGCGTCCCACGCCTCCTCCTGCACCGGCGGAAAAGGACCGCGTGCGTGGCATCCGCATCTTCGACATTACCGACGTGACCAAGCCTCGCCAGATTGCCGACGTGCAGACCTGCCGTGGGTCGCATACCCATACTTTGCTGGTCGATCCGAAGGATAAGGACAATATCTACGTCTACATCTCCGGCTCGGCCGGAGTGCGGGACGAAAAGGAACTGCCTGGCTGCAGCGGCGCAGACCCGACCGTGAACCCGGATACGGCGCTGTTCACCATCGTGGTGATCAAGGTGCCGCTGGCGCATCCTGAGCTGGCGAAGATCGTCAGCAGCCCACGCATCTTTACCGATCCCGAAACCGGCGACATGAATGGCTTGTGGAAGGGTGGCAAGCATGGCGACGGCACACAGACCACCAGCGCAACGCGTGGCTGCCATGACATCACGGTGTACTCCGCCTATCACCTGGCGGCGGGCGCCTGCTCCGGCAACGGCATTCTGCTCGACATCAGTGACCCGGTGAACCCGAAGCGGCTGGACGCTGTCAGCGATCCGAACTATGCGTTCTGGCATTCGGCGAACTTCAGCAACGACGGTAAAGCTATTCTCTTCAGCGACGAGTGGGGCGGAGGCGGTCAGCCGCGCTGCCGTGCGACCGATCCCATGAACTGGGGTGCGGATGCCATCTTCAAGCTGGACGGCAACAACAAGATGACCCTGCAGTCGTACTACAAGATGCCGGCGGCGCAGACGGAGCAGGAAAACTGCGTGGCGCATAACGGGTCGGAGATTCCGGTCCCCGGCCGTGCGTTGCACGTGCAGAGCTGGTACCAGGGCGGCATCTCGATTGTGGACTGGACCGATCCTGCGCATCCCGTGGAGATCGGCTACTACGACCGCGGACCCATCAACGGCAACAAGTTTGCCATGGGCGGCCAGTGGTCGACGTACTGGTACAACGGCTACATCTACGGCTCGGAGATCGCGCGAGGCCTGGATGTGATGAAGCTCGTGCCGACCGAGTTCATGACGCAGAACGAGATCGACGCAGCCAACCAGATCAAATTCACGGAGCTGAATGTGCAGAACCAGCCACAGATCGTGTGGCCTGCAACCTTCATCACGGCGAAGGCCTATCTGGATCAACTGGGACGCGGCGATAGTCTGCCCGCAGCCAAAATCGCGTCCCTACGCAGCGCCATCGAAAAGGCAGCTACCTCGAAGAAGGATGCAGCCAAGCTGAAGTCCATGGCACCGGAACTGGAGAAGGCGGCCACAACCGCAAAGACACCAGCCGACGCGAAACGCCTGCACGGCCTGGCAGAGATCATGACCAAGGGCGGCGATGCTGCTCCCATGTCAATCGCCAGCCTGTAA
- a CDS encoding cyclase family protein, translated as MLGQSMDKRVVFDFEIDFLNGGGVQGQGFRLDVDSEEIDDRDLGDAVVRDLRLLMVGEVRILNKQIIQERHKRGSRPVADANGSVGPLYVDLSHTVYEGLVTLKGFPAPIICDFLSREDSRKIYDADTRFQIGRIDMVANTGTYLDSPFHRFEHGKDLSELELASLVGLDAVVARVTGQARRAVSREVFLPLDVRGKAVLVETGWSRHWATEQYFEGHSFLTRDAAEYLRAEGAALVGIDSYNIDDTTDGARPVHTILLGAEIPIVEHMCQLERLPASGFSFTAVPVKVKGMGTFPVRAFATLRSA; from the coding sequence ATGCTCGGGCAGTCAATGGACAAACGTGTGGTCTTCGATTTCGAGATCGACTTCCTGAATGGTGGCGGCGTACAGGGCCAGGGTTTTCGCCTGGACGTCGACAGCGAAGAGATCGACGACCGGGACTTGGGCGATGCAGTCGTGCGCGATCTGCGCCTGTTGATGGTGGGCGAAGTCCGCATCCTGAACAAGCAGATTATTCAGGAGCGCCACAAGCGCGGGTCTCGACCAGTCGCTGATGCGAATGGCTCGGTTGGACCCTTGTATGTGGATCTGAGTCACACGGTGTATGAGGGCCTTGTGACGTTGAAGGGATTTCCGGCGCCAATCATCTGTGACTTTCTAAGCCGCGAAGACTCGCGGAAGATCTACGATGCAGACACCAGGTTCCAGATTGGTCGAATCGATATGGTGGCGAATACCGGCACCTACCTCGACAGCCCGTTCCATCGCTTCGAGCATGGGAAGGATCTTTCTGAGCTGGAGTTGGCTTCGCTGGTCGGTCTGGATGCCGTAGTGGCGCGGGTGACGGGACAGGCGCGACGGGCCGTGAGCCGCGAAGTCTTTCTCCCACTGGATGTGCGCGGTAAGGCGGTTCTTGTGGAAACCGGCTGGTCCCGTCATTGGGCCACGGAACAGTACTTCGAAGGACACAGCTTCCTCACACGCGATGCGGCCGAATATCTACGCGCTGAGGGGGCAGCGCTCGTCGGGATCGACTCCTACAACATCGACGACACCACCGATGGCGCGCGCCCTGTCCATACCATCCTGCTGGGGGCTGAGATCCCGATCGTGGAACACATGTGCCAGCTTGAGCGACTCCCAGCGAGCGGCTTCAGCTTCACCGCCGTGCCGGTGAAGGTGAAGGGCATGGGAACATTCCCGGTGAGAGCCTTTGCAACTTTGCGATCGGCATAA
- a CDS encoding nuclear transport factor 2 family protein produces MHETGLNEEAQKAEIRRAREGSNRAIARRNLVGVGDSLGEDYLGIIGDGTFVRSRAEYLRLFEEGFDHPKQSMTYVRTPEVITVADDYTLASEHGSWIATLPSGSLAYTGTYAAMWRRTVSGWKIRSEMFVTLHSEPSRP; encoded by the coding sequence ATGCACGAGACTGGCTTGAACGAAGAGGCGCAGAAAGCGGAAATCCGTCGTGCCCGAGAGGGTTCCAATCGCGCGATTGCACGACGGAATCTGGTCGGCGTTGGAGACTCACTTGGAGAGGACTACCTCGGAATCATTGGTGACGGCACCTTCGTCCGGTCGCGCGCCGAATATCTCCGGTTGTTTGAAGAAGGCTTTGACCATCCGAAGCAAAGCATGACGTACGTGCGCACGCCCGAGGTCATCACCGTGGCAGACGACTACACGCTTGCATCCGAACATGGCAGTTGGATCGCGACGCTCCCTTCTGGTTCCCTCGCGTATACCGGCACCTATGCCGCGATGTGGCGGCGAACCGTAAGCGGCTGGAAGATCAGATCAGAGATGTTTGTCACCCTTCATAGCGAACCGTCACGGCCCTGA
- a CDS encoding TonB-dependent receptor, with protein MLRARFYFAVISAASILSVAPLSAQSGTSVTGTVVDSKGEFVTHAKIAVHSPDNKITRSTVSDEAGRFLISNVPVGTYILDADAPGFATTHEASVTVDAGKVTTMNVTLRIGNLEQMVEVQADASNSIAAQQAPMDARLDARSARTEITSHFIENYTSPAADNTEMIFFAPGTFSVNSNGSGLGDSKSFFRGFSDGNYDITFDGIPYEDTNSPTHHSWAFFPAPFIGSIDFDRSPGTASTVGPTPFGGSINMLSKTLRQNPDIIGSVSYGTWNTILSDFQVNSGPLGANKKTHFLADFNHLTSDGFQTFNGQMRSAGDVKVEYRFNDEKILTGYSGVGMLDTNTPNIKGPTRAQYQAQYNYLLQNTDPTRADYSAYNYYHIPSDFEYVGFVMPLGKGWHLDTKQYTYSYYNQQNYASTPKTGVISAANCLPVGSQNCGTDKLNSYRKYGDITTVSQVSKYGIFRTGLWYEWATTSRHQIPQNPVTKADTVVPNFNEFFITNSYQPFAEYEWHPTLKLTVTGGAKFSRYTFDLKQLSDNGGAVGTLPAGQAAVYHYATFNTVLPSADVNYRFRENWSAYAQFGTGSLIPPSSVFDVPNVVGGVLVNPVTVLPKQTKAFTYQAGSVLKLRRLTLDGDFYYVLFGNGYTASPDPNAAGANEYQSSGNSTTKGFEGEANVSLTHGLLLYLNGTVGSARYTSQTILTGTTSGNKYYINPNNGNAVASTPGNTETWGLTYNAHNVDFGWFTKRIGPMWNDNKATVALKYTDGTTSAPTSITANQVIPVDAFTTSNLFMNYNVHQIPHFGASKLRLSLNNLFNAQGITGLTAANAGTTFTPAAGDTLTLLPGRSVTLSFQLGLTRRE; from the coding sequence ATGCTTCGTGCACGCTTTTATTTCGCTGTGATTTCCGCCGCCAGCATTCTCTCCGTAGCTCCGCTGTCGGCCCAATCAGGCACGTCCGTCACTGGCACTGTCGTGGATAGTAAGGGCGAATTCGTCACACATGCGAAGATCGCGGTCCACTCGCCTGACAATAAGATCACTCGCAGCACCGTTTCCGACGAAGCTGGACGCTTCTTAATCAGCAATGTACCGGTAGGTACCTATATTCTCGACGCGGACGCGCCGGGCTTTGCGACCACACACGAGGCGAGCGTTACGGTTGATGCTGGCAAGGTTACGACGATGAACGTGACCCTGCGCATTGGGAATCTGGAACAGATGGTCGAAGTGCAGGCCGACGCCTCCAATTCCATTGCGGCACAGCAGGCGCCCATGGATGCCCGCCTCGATGCTCGTTCTGCGCGCACCGAAATTACGTCCCACTTCATTGAGAACTACACCTCACCGGCTGCCGATAACACGGAGATGATTTTCTTCGCCCCGGGAACATTCTCCGTGAACTCGAACGGCAGCGGTCTTGGCGACTCCAAGAGTTTCTTCCGCGGATTCTCCGACGGAAATTACGACATCACCTTCGATGGAATTCCGTACGAGGACACGAATTCGCCCACGCATCACTCTTGGGCGTTTTTCCCCGCGCCCTTCATCGGCAGCATCGACTTTGATCGGTCGCCGGGTACTGCGTCGACTGTTGGTCCGACACCCTTCGGCGGCTCGATCAACATGCTCTCGAAGACTTTGCGCCAGAACCCGGACATCATAGGATCGGTTAGCTACGGAACGTGGAACACGATCCTCTCGGACTTCCAAGTTAACTCGGGCCCACTGGGCGCGAATAAGAAGACGCACTTTCTGGCGGACTTCAACCATCTCACGTCAGACGGATTTCAAACCTTCAATGGGCAGATGCGTTCTGCCGGCGACGTAAAGGTGGAATACCGTTTCAATGATGAGAAGATTCTGACCGGATACAGCGGCGTCGGTATGCTCGACACCAACACGCCGAATATCAAAGGGCCCACACGTGCGCAGTACCAGGCGCAATATAACTACCTGCTGCAAAACACCGATCCCACACGCGCTGACTATTCCGCGTACAACTATTACCACATTCCTTCTGATTTTGAGTATGTCGGCTTTGTGATGCCACTTGGTAAGGGCTGGCACCTTGATACCAAGCAATACACGTACAGCTATTACAACCAACAGAATTATGCCTCGACACCAAAGACTGGTGTGATCTCTGCAGCAAACTGCCTGCCCGTGGGCAGTCAGAACTGCGGCACGGACAAGCTCAATAGTTACCGCAAGTACGGCGACATAACAACCGTAAGCCAGGTGTCGAAGTATGGCATCTTCCGGACCGGTCTCTGGTACGAGTGGGCTACGACGTCCCGTCACCAGATTCCACAAAACCCCGTCACGAAGGCCGATACCGTCGTGCCGAACTTCAACGAATTCTTCATCACCAACAGCTACCAGCCGTTTGCGGAATACGAGTGGCATCCCACGCTAAAACTCACGGTCACAGGCGGCGCAAAGTTTTCGCGCTACACGTTTGACCTCAAGCAGTTGTCCGACAACGGCGGTGCCGTTGGCACACTCCCAGCAGGGCAGGCTGCCGTCTATCACTATGCAACATTCAATACCGTGCTGCCGTCAGCAGACGTGAACTATCGCTTCCGCGAGAATTGGTCGGCTTACGCGCAATTTGGAACAGGGAGCCTCATTCCCCCATCAAGCGTTTTCGATGTTCCAAATGTTGTTGGTGGTGTACTGGTGAACCCTGTCACCGTGCTGCCGAAACAGACCAAGGCCTTTACGTATCAGGCAGGCTCAGTCTTGAAGCTCCGCCGCCTTACGCTTGACGGCGACTTCTACTATGTCCTGTTTGGTAACGGTTACACAGCATCTCCCGACCCGAATGCCGCGGGCGCGAACGAATATCAGAGCTCGGGTAACTCCACGACGAAGGGTTTCGAGGGCGAAGCGAATGTGTCGCTCACGCATGGGCTGCTGCTCTACCTTAACGGAACCGTTGGTTCGGCACGTTACACCAGCCAGACCATCCTTACGGGTACGACCTCGGGTAACAAGTATTACATCAACCCAAACAACGGAAATGCTGTCGCTAGTACGCCCGGGAATACCGAGACCTGGGGGCTTACCTATAACGCACATAACGTCGACTTCGGTTGGTTTACCAAGCGCATTGGTCCCATGTGGAACGACAACAAGGCAACAGTCGCGTTGAAATATACCGATGGGACGACCTCGGCACCGACAAGCATCACGGCGAATCAAGTGATCCCGGTCGATGCATTCACTACCTCCAATCTGTTCATGAATTACAACGTGCATCAGATTCCGCACTTTGGAGCTTCCAAGTTGCGATTGAGCCTGAACAATCTTTTCAATGCTCAAGGCATCACCGGTCTGACCGCAGCGAATGCTGGAACGACCTTTACGCCCGCCGCTGGAGACACGCTCACACTGCTTCCCGGCCGGAGTGTCACGCTTTCCTTCCAGCTTGGTCTTACACGCCGCGAGTAG
- a CDS encoding phosphatase PAP2 family protein encodes MRLNLFFFFVMAAAGAQQISPAPVERTSPWFNARTIDFVAATPAPPAAGSKLDRQDMREVLLAQRNRTTAEIQQAQADDKEEDIFIFAPVLGAKFNATELPLTAAFSQHLRGASAVINRPLKLRFGRPRPFIASAQVHPVCEKTSSNSFPSGHAMVGTLEALALTQIVPERSAKILHRLDQYTHNRVTCGVHYPSDVDASRTIASALFGLIAASPVFQEELASARAEVRNHLALPERSTDHAMTNISSKPDAVHLTSSAASPNGEGHSHANSE; translated from the coding sequence TTGCGATTGAATCTCTTCTTCTTTTTTGTGATGGCCGCTGCCGGCGCGCAACAAATTTCGCCTGCGCCGGTCGAGCGAACCAGTCCCTGGTTTAACGCGCGTACCATCGATTTCGTCGCGGCGACTCCGGCTCCTCCAGCAGCTGGTTCGAAGCTTGATCGGCAGGATATGCGCGAGGTCTTGCTGGCACAGCGCAATCGAACAACCGCGGAGATTCAGCAGGCACAAGCGGACGATAAAGAAGAAGACATCTTCATCTTTGCACCGGTGTTAGGCGCAAAGTTCAATGCGACCGAGCTGCCGCTCACGGCTGCTTTCTCGCAGCACCTGCGAGGTGCGTCGGCAGTGATCAATCGACCGCTCAAACTTCGCTTCGGGCGTCCACGTCCGTTCATCGCATCGGCACAAGTTCATCCCGTGTGCGAGAAGACATCGTCCAATTCTTTCCCGAGTGGACATGCGATGGTTGGAACGCTGGAGGCGCTGGCGCTTACCCAAATTGTTCCGGAGCGGTCGGCCAAGATACTTCATCGCCTAGATCAATACACGCACAACCGTGTCACGTGCGGCGTTCACTATCCTAGCGATGTCGATGCGTCACGGACCATCGCCTCGGCTCTCTTCGGTCTGATTGCCGCCTCGCCTGTCTTCCAGGAAGAACTTGCATCCGCACGCGCCGAAGTCCGGAACCATTTAGCTCTGCCGGAACGTTCTACAGACCACGCAATGACAAACATTAGTTCGAAACCGGATGCTGTCCACCTCACATCTTCCGCTGCCAGTCCTAACGGGGAAGGTCATTCCCACGCGAACAGCGAATGA
- a CDS encoding AraC family transcriptional regulator: MDPITDVFRTLHVTAFGQHRLEATAPWGLKGGGAEDDVKAPNAGKENPPTDLAHFAMLSRGNCWLNVEGIAEAIPLTGGDCILLDRDASIVMRDSPRTHPKSSFREVAATAKSNVAHCGGGGAPTTIVCGSLSFDRASLKPITQLLPSFILIRADQARTFALHNTMQALASEMSQQVPGSDIVATRLAEVLFIQILRAHIASEPGRNQGWLRAVFDPQIGTALTAFHANVGAPWTVESLSESAGVSRSAFAVRFKELLRQTPLEYVTEWRMQKAMHLLEQRDRKLVDVARSVGYESDAAFSKAFKRVVGANPGEYLKRGLQNYDQSR, from the coding sequence ATGGACCCGATAACAGATGTCTTCCGAACGCTGCATGTAACGGCCTTCGGTCAACACAGGCTCGAAGCCACTGCCCCCTGGGGACTCAAAGGGGGCGGAGCGGAGGACGACGTGAAAGCGCCGAACGCGGGCAAAGAGAATCCACCCACAGATCTGGCGCACTTCGCCATGCTGTCACGCGGCAATTGCTGGCTCAACGTTGAAGGCATCGCGGAGGCGATTCCACTTACCGGGGGTGACTGCATCCTGCTGGATCGTGATGCTTCGATCGTCATGCGCGATAGCCCTCGAACGCACCCGAAGTCGAGCTTCCGTGAGGTCGCGGCCACGGCCAAGAGCAACGTCGCCCACTGTGGAGGTGGCGGCGCCCCGACCACCATCGTCTGTGGGTCTCTTAGTTTTGACCGTGCCAGCCTGAAACCGATCACCCAGTTATTGCCGAGCTTCATCCTGATCAGGGCGGATCAGGCACGCACGTTTGCTCTTCACAACACCATGCAGGCGTTGGCGTCCGAGATGTCCCAGCAGGTTCCGGGGTCTGATATCGTCGCGACTCGACTCGCAGAGGTTCTCTTCATCCAGATCCTTCGGGCGCATATTGCGTCGGAGCCGGGACGCAACCAGGGATGGCTTCGCGCTGTCTTCGATCCTCAGATCGGCACTGCCCTGACCGCCTTTCACGCAAATGTAGGAGCACCCTGGACCGTCGAGTCATTGTCCGAATCGGCGGGCGTGTCTCGTTCCGCGTTCGCAGTGCGCTTCAAAGAATTGCTTCGACAAACACCGCTGGAATATGTAACCGAGTGGCGCATGCAGAAAGCGATGCACTTACTCGAACAGCGTGACAGGAAGCTCGTTGACGTGGCTCGGTCCGTCGGCTACGAATCAGATGCTGCGTTCAGTAAAGCGTTCAAGCGGGTGGTTGGAGCGAATCCTGGGGAATATCTCAAACGCGGATTACAGAACTACGATCAGTCCCGATGA
- a CDS encoding SDR family NAD(P)-dependent oxidoreductase has translation MGKLEGKVAVITGGSSGLALASAKRFVEEGAYVFLTGRRQEALDEAVKLIGRNVTGVQGDAANLDDLDRLFDTVKKQKGKFDILFASAGKGEPAVLGDVTEEHFDREFGLIVRGTLFTAQKALPLLNDGGSIILTGSVASLKGFPGFGVYAASKAALRSFARTWLNELKGRKIRVNVLSPGQVDTPDSQRLDQATREMFESLIPRGKMGRPEEIAAAALFLASDDSSYVNGMDFAVDGGFSAV, from the coding sequence ATGGGAAAGCTGGAAGGTAAGGTTGCAGTCATCACGGGTGGGTCGAGCGGTTTGGCGCTGGCGAGCGCGAAGCGCTTCGTAGAAGAAGGAGCTTATGTGTTCCTTACGGGCCGCAGGCAGGAGGCGCTTGATGAGGCCGTCAAGCTGATTGGCCGAAATGTGACCGGCGTACAGGGTGACGCTGCGAATCTGGACGACCTTGATCGCTTGTTCGATACGGTCAAGAAACAGAAGGGCAAATTCGACATCCTGTTCGCGAGCGCTGGTAAGGGCGAACCCGCTGTACTGGGCGACGTTACCGAGGAGCATTTCGATCGGGAGTTCGGCCTGATTGTGCGCGGCACGCTGTTCACGGCACAGAAGGCTCTGCCGCTCCTCAATGACGGAGGATCGATCATCCTGACGGGATCGGTCGCGTCGCTGAAGGGGTTCCCCGGCTTCGGGGTGTACGCGGCAAGCAAGGCGGCCTTACGTTCCTTCGCACGCACGTGGCTGAACGAATTGAAGGGCAGAAAGATCCGGGTCAACGTGCTGAGTCCGGGGCAGGTCGACACACCGGACTCCCAGCGTCTCGACCAAGCAACGAGGGAGATGTTCGAATCTCTGATCCCTCGCGGCAAGATGGGGCGTCCTGAGGAGATTGCAGCGGCAGCGCTCTTCCTTGCTTCAGATGATTCGAGCTACGTGAACGGGATGGATTTCGCCGTTGACGGCGGCTTCTCGGCCGTCTGA
- a CDS encoding SDR family NAD(P)-dependent oxidoreductase has translation MGKLQGKVAVITGGSSGMALASAKRFVEEGAYVFITGRRQEQLDEAVKAIGRNVTSVRGDAANLDDLDRLFETVKREKGKIDILFASAGKGEPLPLGQITEEHFDAAFDLNVRGTLFTVQKALPLLSDGGSIIMTGSNASAKGFPGFGVYAASKLALRSFARTWVNELKDRKIRVNLLVPGAVTSPMQEEVLSKEAIAFFESLIPRGKMGQPEEIATVALFLASDDASYVNGVELFVDGGMTAV, from the coding sequence ATGGGAAAGCTTCAAGGAAAAGTTGCAGTCATCACGGGCGGATCGAGCGGTATGGCACTGGCGAGCGCCAAGCGCTTCGTCGAAGAAGGTGCTTATGTCTTTATCACTGGACGCAGGCAAGAGCAGCTCGATGAGGCCGTCAAGGCGATTGGTCGGAACGTAACCAGCGTCCGCGGGGACGCAGCCAATCTGGACGATCTGGACCGCCTGTTCGAGACGGTCAAGCGCGAGAAGGGCAAGATCGACATCCTGTTCGCAAGTGCCGGTAAGGGGGAGCCGCTGCCGCTGGGCCAGATCACCGAGGAGCACTTCGATGCGGCCTTCGATCTGAATGTGCGCGGCACACTGTTCACGGTGCAGAAGGCACTGCCGCTTCTCAGCGATGGCGGATCGATCATCATGACCGGGTCCAATGCTTCAGCGAAGGGCTTCCCCGGATTTGGTGTGTATGCCGCGAGCAAATTGGCGCTGCGCTCCTTCGCACGCACCTGGGTCAATGAATTGAAAGACAGAAAAATCCGAGTGAACCTTCTGGTGCCCGGGGCTGTGACTTCGCCGATGCAGGAAGAAGTTCTCTCCAAGGAAGCGATTGCGTTCTTCGAGTCGCTGATCCCGCGGGGCAAGATGGGACAGCCTGAAGAGATTGCGACGGTTGCTCTCTTCCTTGCGTCCGACGACGCCAGCTACGTGAACGGCGTGGAATTGTTTGTCGATGGTGGCATGACGGCCGTTTGA
- a CDS encoding NADPH-dependent F420 reductase, translated as MREKTMSYAIIGFGKIGQALARAFARKNMNVTVASRRPPEELAARAQEIGATVVARSLKDALKADTIILAVPFGELGEVAKALPRWEGKTIIDTTNAFGVSPEELDGLPSSAFAAKAFPGARFVKGFNHLIAATLATDPVAEGGHRVVFLSSNEEEAVAPVEELARQLGFAPVKLGKLNEGGWLVHARGRTWGQLIFQDVFKKQQ; from the coding sequence ATACGGGAGAAAACCATGAGTTACGCAATTATCGGATTCGGCAAGATAGGCCAGGCGCTCGCCCGCGCCTTCGCTCGTAAGAACATGAACGTCACCGTCGCAAGCCGCCGCCCGCCCGAGGAGCTGGCAGCGCGAGCCCAGGAGATTGGAGCTACGGTTGTCGCGAGGTCGTTGAAGGATGCACTCAAGGCCGACACGATCATCCTTGCGGTCCCGTTCGGAGAGCTTGGAGAGGTTGCGAAGGCCCTGCCGAGGTGGGAGGGCAAGACGATCATCGACACGACAAACGCCTTCGGAGTTTCACCAGAAGAGCTGGACGGCCTCCCATCCTCTGCCTTTGCCGCAAAGGCGTTCCCCGGTGCCCGATTCGTGAAAGGGTTTAATCACCTGATCGCAGCCACGCTGGCGACCGATCCCGTAGCCGAAGGTGGTCATCGGGTCGTCTTTCTGTCGAGCAACGAGGAAGAAGCAGTCGCTCCCGTGGAGGAGCTGGCCAGACAGCTCGGATTCGCGCCAGTCAAGCTGGGAAAGCTGAATGAAGGCGGATGGCTGGTACACGCGCGCGGTCGCACCTGGGGGCAGCTCATATTTCAGGATGTCTTTAAGAAGCAGCAGTAA